The Alphaproteobacteria bacterium 33-17 genome includes a window with the following:
- a CDS encoding aspartate--tRNA ligase, translating into MHKFRTHSCGELNKSHVGQNVKLSGWVHRKRDHGNILFMDIRDHYGLTQLVITNEVDFLDLATHAKYESVVTITGKVVERSKETVNDTLPTGAIEIMTESFQIESEAETLPFSVNIEQDLPEELRLRYRFLDLRRDKVHKNIMLRQDVISYIREQMNASGFREFQTPILTASSPEGARDYLVPSRIHPGKFYALPQAPQQFKQLLMVSGFDRYFQIAPCFRDEDARADRSPGEFYQLDIEMSFVEQEDVFKTIEPVLYNVFKKFSSKQVFEYPFPRITYDDAMLKYGVDKPDLRNPIIISDVTDIFKGSDFAIFAKAIEGGSIVRAIPAPQTASKARSFFDGMNDFARSQGFPGLGYIIFGEDGEAKGPIAKFLSAEKLNTLKETAGLSNGDAVFFSCGKKDDAIKLAGRARIELGNQLDLIDKSVFKFCWITDFPFYELNEETGNIDFSHNPFSMPQGGLEVLENAKSVDDLLAIKAFQYDIVCNGVELSSGAIRNHKPEIMYTAFEKVGYTKEDVDSRFGGMIRAFKFGAPPHGGLAPGIDRIVMLLADEPNIREVIVFPMTQQAEDILMQAPNYVTDKQLKELNIQLSPSVAKKLAEKQK; encoded by the coding sequence ATGCATAAGTTTCGTACACATTCATGTGGTGAACTAAATAAGTCACACGTAGGGCAAAATGTTAAGCTTTCTGGTTGGGTTCATAGAAAACGCGACCATGGTAATATATTATTTATGGACATTCGCGACCATTATGGTCTCACTCAGCTTGTAATTACTAATGAAGTAGATTTTTTAGATCTTGCAACCCATGCTAAATATGAGTCAGTCGTAACCATTACAGGTAAAGTCGTTGAGCGTTCTAAAGAGACAGTAAACGACACTCTTCCTACAGGCGCAATTGAAATCATGACTGAATCTTTCCAAATTGAGTCTGAAGCTGAAACACTACCATTCTCTGTAAATATTGAACAGGATTTGCCAGAAGAGTTAAGACTTAGATACAGATTCCTCGATCTTCGCCGTGATAAAGTTCATAAAAACATTATGTTAAGGCAAGATGTTATATCTTATATTCGTGAGCAAATGAATGCTTCAGGTTTTAGAGAATTCCAAACTCCAATTTTAACAGCAAGTTCACCAGAAGGTGCAAGAGATTACTTAGTTCCAAGCAGAATTCATCCAGGTAAATTCTATGCACTTCCTCAAGCTCCTCAGCAGTTTAAGCAATTACTTATGGTATCGGGCTTTGACAGATACTTCCAGATTGCACCTTGCTTCCGTGATGAAGATGCAAGAGCTGATCGTTCACCAGGCGAATTCTACCAGTTAGATATTGAAATGTCGTTTGTTGAGCAAGAAGATGTATTTAAGACTATTGAGCCAGTATTATATAATGTGTTCAAGAAATTCTCTAGTAAGCAAGTATTTGAATACCCATTCCCACGTATTACATATGATGATGCAATGCTCAAGTATGGTGTTGATAAACCTGATTTAAGAAACCCTATTATTATCAGTGATGTAACTGATATTTTTAAGGGTTCTGACTTTGCAATATTTGCTAAAGCTATCGAAGGCGGATCAATTGTACGTGCTATTCCTGCACCGCAAACAGCATCTAAAGCTAGAAGCTTCTTTGATGGCATGAACGATTTCGCGAGAAGTCAAGGCTTCCCAGGACTTGGTTATATTATATTTGGCGAAGATGGCGAAGCAAAAGGACCTATCGCTAAATTCCTAAGCGCTGAAAAATTAAATACCCTCAAAGAAACTGCAGGTCTTTCTAATGGCGACGCAGTGTTCTTCTCATGTGGTAAAAAAGATGATGCAATTAAGCTTGCAGGCAGAGCTCGTATTGAGCTTGGCAATCAGTTAGACCTTATTGATAAATCAGTATTTAAGTTCTGCTGGATTACAGATTTCCCATTTTATGAGCTTAACGAAGAAACAGGAAATATTGACTTTAGCCATAACCCATTCTCTATGCCACAAGGCGGACTAGAAGTACTTGAAAATGCTAAATCAGTTGATGACTTACTTGCAATTAAAGCATTCCAGTATGACATTGTATGTAATGGTGTTGAGCTTTCAAGTGGTGCGATTCGTAACCATAAGCCTGAAATTATGTATACAGCTTTCGAAAAAGTAGGATATACAAAAGAAGATGTAGATTCACGATTTGGCGGTATGATTAGGGCGTTTAAGTTCGGCGCTCCCCCACATGGTGGACTAGCCCCTGGAATCGACAGAATTGTTATGTTACTTGCAGATGAGCCAAATATCCGTGAAGTTATCGTATTCCCAATGACTCAGCAAGCAGAAGATATTCTAATGCAGGCACCAAACTATGTAACAGATAAGCAGCTTAAGGAACTGAATATTCAGCTTTCCCCATCAGTTGCGAAAAAACTCGCTGAAAAGCAAAAATAA